A DNA window from Macadamia integrifolia cultivar HAES 741 chromosome 4, SCU_Mint_v3, whole genome shotgun sequence contains the following coding sequences:
- the LOC122076375 gene encoding uncharacterized protein LOC122076375 isoform X2 — protein MAEGKVDLPEDLLSLKTEDDPWNTKEQVSGGNDEEKTLVGFLDESKDLAASESSIPLSPQWLYAKPSETKSGISSASGDVRVQNSLPHGSSADPIQKEGWRLDGSQDKKDWRRAATDIESSRRWREEERETGLLGRRDRRKEDRRVDSAAEGRNLPSSDRWNDVNNRSSGHETRRDSKWSSRWGPEDKEKESRAEKRMEVDKEDVQGDKQSFVGSIRAAPERETDSRDKWRPRHRLEIHSGGSTVYRAAPGFGQERGRMEGSSVGFAPGRGRSNIVGSLSLSRPPSTGPIGAPLDKNENIHWRSGLAVDMFCYPRGKLLDIYRKKKLVSYFDARPDGLHEVPTVTQERPVEPLAFVTPDGEEQAVLSDIWKGKITSSGVVYNSSRDKMGRSNENSTGVGLLTSSESKQEMILSVSTDESNECFASTAINDACQGNASQNAVFDEKDSCIEKSETNVLVVNGGAQSDGLSVAVPRNNDVSNAGAFGDAHHDAKSGENRQSENSAFAKHHGLGGIMSATSFDISSKLPDDSSSLFDLSYVQPASSSHEQYLKSNDEGKLLESDTPPEELSLYYRDPQGEIQGPFLGVDIISWFEQGFFGTDLPVCLSDAPEGTPFQELGEVMPRLKTKVEPFSSTNMAIQLEPSDATRGSVSSAPAPAPAPAPAPPPAPAPAPAPVSAPVFGGSVGIDDRNWMSSEFEGLTGHHMHSIISKHDNTMEPRYSEGQSFCDFVAQDEEVVFPGRPGSSSGNPIAKPSANICDMLPNAASHPFLSNDLVENTMPNHQDSKLHPFGLLWSELDGPHLRRMQSSNMSSGVGDQNHLMNPLVGRDAPSASNKQSSYGAVVDSSLVGDTWSDGYRRNTVSNGNLHKDALDLHLSHLEQESNRFDLSEHLMSQQLQKQALQPQNLASHPALHLNGSVFEQVPGSGLSQSRNPVRHQQSAMPDLEHHLKLQLQQQRQFQLQQQQQQQQQQQQQSQVRQLLLEQLLHHQMHDPGFAQSRVDPARGNNMLDQALFRQHLLHELQQHSQPLPRHPDPSLEQLIQAKFGQSQQREHHNDLFEILSRAKHGQMLSLEQQLLLQQEQLQARHLSMASRQQTGMEEERRIGGGVWSVDETGQFVRSTPSTHQAQTAGFGPLDFYQRQQRPSSFEDQLSHLERNLAVQDRMQRGFYEPDPLQRSMSLPPGSHGVNLDVINALSRAQGLDLQERLSHMHASGQVGSFSSGVHSHHPQVTNQFHASHSDAIESRWSESNGQAANSWIESRIQQLHLEAEHQKRELEFNASSEDPGSWASAEISENNPQRLLLDMHQKLGIHPSQSLEMGDGGPTSLEIREPSWLFSSSGYLDNRINFLTDSQPDLQPGLNNSFVEGSRGSKSGNASQDRLLNVSMDEQSSNLESSERLSVRSNSGALIDEEQLFRGMNESSQPFYADSNISGKLSVDRDLSETKDGKKGKKRLSKSKVATTKSVSEIQENMDEQAGVASVDRADVPINAPIRHTLLGSAGGNVGHYNYEMGVGSTYGEEMAKDRVSSLLCRGMDNSLAKRPPVSRVLSSHDALSELASPGSVKGKIVMNFAAPDEGRRDSGGNLASQVSENPASGKKDVRFRRTSSCSDADSSETSFIDMLKSTAKKPMLPESDTMAGASETSDGTQGSRSGKKKGKKGKQIDPALLGFKVSSNRIMMGEIQRLED, from the exons ATGGCCGAAGGCAAGGTTGATCTACCTGAGGATCTTCTCTCCTTGAAAACGGAAGATGATCCGTGGAACACTAAAG AGCAAGTCTCAGGAGGGAATGATGAGGAAAAGACACTTGTGGGATTTCTTGATGAGTCGAAAG ATCTAGCAGCATCAGAGAGCAGCATACCTTTGTCTCCCCAGTGGCTCTATGCTAAACCGAGTGAGACTAAATCAGGGATTTCTAGTGCATCGGGG GATGTACGGGTACAAAATTCTTTGCCTCATGGAAGCTCCGCAGATCCTATTCAGAAAGAGGGTTGGCGTTTAGATGGATCTCAGGACAAAAAAGATTGGAGGAGGGCTGCAACTGATATTGAAAGCAGTCGCCGTTGGcgtgaggaggagagagaaactggCTTACTAGGTAGAAGAGACCGCAGAAAAGAAGATCGTCGTGTTGACAGTGCTGCTGAGGGTAGAAATTTGCCTTCCTCTGATCGGTGGAATGATGTAAATAATCGTAGTTCTGGGCATGAAACACGACGAGACAGCAAATGGTCCTCAAGATGGGGTCCGGAGGACAAAGAGAAAGAATCTCGAGCTGAGAAGAGGATGGAAGTTGACAAGGAAGATGTTCAGGGTGACAAGCAATCTTTTGTTGGCAGCATTCGTGCTGCTCCTGAGCGTGAAACTGATTCTCGTGATAAATGGAGGCCACGACACCGGCTAGAAATTCATTCAGGTGGATCAACTGTGTATCGTGCTGCACCCGGATTTGGGCAAGAGAGAGGACGGATGGAGGGTTCCAGTGTGGGATTTGCTCCAGGACGAGGGAGATCAAACATCGTAGGAAGCCTGTCACTTAGTAGGCCTCCCTCTACAGGTCCTATTGGTGCTCCTCTAGATAAGAATGAAAATATACATTGGAGATCTGGCCTTGCTGTGGATATGTTTTGTTACCCAAGGGGAAAACTTCTTGACATTTACCGTAAGAAAAAGCTTGTTTCATATTTTGATGCACGACCTGATGGGTTGCATGAAGTTCCCACAGTAACTCAGGAAAGACCTGTTGAGCCTTTGGCCTTTGTTACACCTGATGGTGAAGAACAG GCTGTCCTTAGTGATATTTGGAAAGGAAAAATCACTAGCAGTGGAGTTGTATATAATTCATCTCGAGACAAGATGGGGAGATCAAATGAAAATTCGACAg GTGTTGGACTTCTTACATCGTCTGAAAGCAAGCAAGAAATGATCCTTTCTGTTAGCACTGATGAGTCCAATGAATGCTTTGCAAGTACTGCAATCAATGATGCTTGTCAAGGAAATGCTTCCCAAAATGCTGTTTTTGATG AAAAAGATTCTTGTATTGAGAAAAGTGAAACTAATGTTTTGGTGGTGAATGGTGGGGCACAATCTGATGGCTTGAGTGTGGCAGTTCCAAGGAACAATGATGTTTCCAATGCTGGAGCTTTTGGTGATGCTCACCATGATGCTAAAAGTGGTGAAAATCGCCAATCAGAAAATTCAGCTTTCGCCAAGCACCATGGTTTAGGAGGCATTATGTCTGCTACTAGTTTTGATATTAGTAGCAAGCTTCCTGATGATTCAAGTTCCCTGTTTGATCTGTCTTATGTCCAGCCGGCTTCTAGTAGTCATGAACAGTACTTAAAGagcaatgatgaaggaaaacttttagAAAGTGATACCCCTCCCGAAGAACTGAGTTTGTACTACCGTGATCCTCAAGGAGAGATCCAAGGACCATTTCTAGGAGTTGATATCATTTCATGGTTTGAGCAGGGCTTTTTTGGGACAGATTTACCAGTCTGTCTGTCAGATGCTCCAGAAGGGACGCCTTTTCAAGAACTTGGGGAAGTCATGCCACGATTGAAGACCAAAGTTGAGCCCTTTTCTAGTACCAATATGGCTATTCAGCTTGAACCTTCTGATGCTACTAGAGGCAGTGTGAGCTCTGCTCCTGCACCTGCACCTGCACCTGCACCTGCACCTCCAcctgctcctgctcctgctcctgctcctgTCTCTGCCCCTGTTTTTGGGGGTTCAGTTGGCATAGATGACCGGAACTGGATGTCTTCTGAATTTGAAGGTCTTACAGGTCACCATATGCACTCGATAATATCTAAACATGATAATACTATGGAACCTCGTTATTCTGAGGGTCAAAGCTTTTGTGATTTTGTTGCACAAGATGAGG AAGTTGTGTTTCCTGGAAGGCCTGGAAGCAGTAGTGGAAATCCTATTGCAAAGCCTTCTGCTAACATTTGTGATATGTTGCCGAATGCTGCCAGCCATCCTTTTCTTTCAAATGACTTGGTTGAAAACACAATGCCAAATCACCAGGACAGCAAGTTGCATCCTTTTGGCTTGTTATGGTCTGAACTTGATGGTCCTCATCTGAGGCGTATGCAGTCATCTAACATGTCTTCTGGAGTAGGTGATCAGAACCACCTTATGAATCCTCTTGTTGGAAGAGATGCACCTTCCGCCAGTAATAAGCAGAGCTCATATGGTGCAGTGGTTGATTCCTCTCTTGTTGGGGATACATGGTCTGATGGCTATAGAAGAAATACAGTTTCAAACGGCAATTTACATAAGGATGCCCTAGATCTCCACCTATCACACCTGGAACAAGAATCCAATCGCTTTGATCTATCTGAGCACTTGATGTCACAACAGTTGCAAAAGCAAGCACTACAGCCACAAAATCTTGCGTCTCATCCTGCTTTACACTTGAATGGATCGGTTTTTGAGCAGGTTCCAGGTTCTGGTCTATCTCAGAGCAGGAATCCTGTTCGCCACCAACAGTCAGCAATGCCTGATTTGGAGCATCATTTAAAGCTTCAACTTCAACAGCAGCGACAGTTTCAGCtccagcagcaacagcagca acagcagcaacagcagcaacaaTCTCAAGTTCGACAGTTGCTTCTTGAACAATTGCTGCATCATCAAATGCATGATCCTGGCTTTGCTCAATCACGTGTGGATCCTGCAAGAGGTAACAACATGCTTGATCAGGCTTTGTTCAGGCAGCACCTCTTACATGAACTGCAACAACATTCCCAGCCTCTTCCCAGGCATCCTGATCCATCTCTGGAGCAGCTCATCCAAGCAAAATTTGGTCAGAGCCAACAGAGAGAACATCACAATGATCTATTTGAGATTCTATCGCGTGCGAAGCATGGGCAAATGCTCTCTTTGGAACAACAACTTCTTCTTCAGCAAGAGCAGCTGCAGGCAAGACACCTTTCTATGGCATCAAGGCAGCAGACAGGGATGGAAGAAGAGAGACGCATTGGTGGTGGGGTCTGGTCCGTGGATGAAACTGGCCAGTTTGTTAGAAGCACCCCAAGTACTCACCAGGCTCAGACTGCAGGTTTTGGTCCATTGGACTTCTACCAGCGACAGCAGAGGCCTTCCTCCTTTGAGGATCAACTAAGCCATCTTGAGCGGAATCTTGCAGTACAGGATAGGATGCAGCGAGGCTTTTATGAGCCCGACCCACTGCAGAGGTCAATGTCTTTGCCTCCTGGGTCTCATGGAGTGAACCTGGATGTTATTAATGCTCTGTCTCGTGCTCAAGGTCTAGACTTACAAGAGCGACTCAGTCATATGCACGCAAGCGGTCAAGTGGGTTCATTTTCTTCTGGTGTTCACTCTCATCACCCACAAGTCACAAACCAGTTTCATGCTTCACATTCAGATGCAATAGAGAGCCGCTGGTCTGAGAGCAATGGGCAGGCAGCAAATAGCTGGATAGAATCCAGGATTCAGCAACTGCATCTTGAAGCAGAGCATCAGAAAAGGGAGTTAGAATTTAATGCATCTTCTGAGGACCCAGGTTCATGGGCATCAGCTGAAATAAGTGAAAACAATCCACAACGATTGCTGTTGGATATGCATCAGAAACTGGGAATTCATCCTTCCCAGTCATTAGAAATGGGTGATGGTGGTCCCACATCACTTGAAATAAGAGAACCCTCTTGGCTCTTTTCTAGCTCAGGTTATTTGGATAATCGGATCAATTTCCTCACAGATTCACAGCCTGATCTACAGCCTGGTCTGAACAATTCTTTTGTGGAGGGGTCTCGTGGGTCTAAATCAGGCAACGCTTCACAGGATCGGTTGTTAAATGTGAGCATGGATGAGCAGTCTAGTAATCTAGAAAGCAGTGAAAGATTATCTGTCAGGTCTAATTCTGGAGCCCTGATTGACGAAGAGCAGCTTTTTCGTGGCATGAATGAGAGTTCTCAACCCTTTTATGCAGATTCTAACATTAGTGGTAAGTTATCTGTAGATAGGGACTTATCAGAAACTAAGGatgggaagaaggggaaaaagcgGTTGTCCAAAAGTAAGGTGGCAACCACCAAGTCAGTCTCGGAGATTCAAGAAAACATGGATGAGCAAGCAGGAGTGGCTTCTGTAGATCGTGCAGATGTGCCAATTAATGCCCCTATCAGGCATACTTTACTTGGTAGTGCTG GTGGAAATGTGGGGCACTACAACTATGAGATGGGAGTGGGCAGCACATACGGCGAAGAGATGGCTAAGGACAG GGTATCATCTTTGCTATGTAGAGGGATGGATAACTCATTGGCTAAACGTCCACCTGTCTCACGTGTTTTGTCATCTCATGATGCACTGTCTGAGCTTGCCTCTCCTGGATCCGTGAAAGGGAAAATTGTGATGAATTTTGCTGCTCCTGATG AGGGGAGACGGGATTCTGGAGGGAATCTAGCAAGCCAGGTTTCTGAAAATCCTGCATCTGGTAAGAAAGATGTGCGTTTTCGGCGGACATCATCTTGCAGTGATGCAGATTCGTCAGAGACCTCATTTATAGACATGCTTAAAAGCACTGCTAAGAAGCCCATGTTGCCAGAGTCTGATACCATGGCTGGAGCCTCAGAGACATCTGACGGCACACAAGGGAGCCGGAGTGgtaaaaagaaagggaagaaagggaagcaaATTGATCCTGCTCTCCTTGGTTTCAAGGTCTCTAGCAATCGAATCATGATGGGTGAGATTCAACGCCTCGAAGATTGA
- the LOC122076375 gene encoding uncharacterized protein LOC122076375 isoform X1, with the protein MAEGKVDLPEDLLSLKTEDDPWNTKEQVSGGNDEEKTLVGFLDESKDLAASESSIPLSPQWLYAKPSETKSGISSASGDVRVQNSLPHGSSADPIQKEGWRLDGSQDKKDWRRAATDIESSRRWREEERETGLLGRRDRRKEDRRVDSAAEGRNLPSSDRWNDVNNRSSGHETRRDSKWSSRWGPEDKEKESRAEKRMEVDKEDVQGDKQSFVGSIRAAPERETDSRDKWRPRHRLEIHSGGSTVYRAAPGFGQERGRMEGSSVGFAPGRGRSNIVGSLSLSRPPSTGPIGAPLDKNENIHWRSGLAVDMFCYPRGKLLDIYRKKKLVSYFDARPDGLHEVPTVTQERPVEPLAFVTPDGEEQAVLSDIWKGKITSSGVVYNSSRDKMGRSNENSTGVGLLTSSESKQEMILSVSTDESNECFASTAINDACQGNASQNAVFDEKDSCIEKSETNVLVVNGGAQSDGLSVAVPRNNDVSNAGAFGDAHHDAKSGENRQSENSAFAKHHGLGGIMSATSFDISSKLPDDSSSLFDLSYVQPASSSHEQYLKSNDEGKLLESDTPPEELSLYYRDPQGEIQGPFLGVDIISWFEQGFFGTDLPVCLSDAPEGTPFQELGEVMPRLKTKVEPFSSTNMAIQLEPSDATRGSVSSAPAPAPAPAPAPPPAPAPAPAPVSAPVFGGSVGIDDRNWMSSEFEGLTGHHMHSIISKHDNTMEPRYSEGQSFCDFVAQDEEVVFPGRPGSSSGNPIAKPSANICDMLPNAASHPFLSNDLVENTMPNHQDSKLHPFGLLWSELDGPHLRRMQSSNMSSGVGDQNHLMNPLVGRDAPSASNKQSSYGAVVDSSLVGDTWSDGYRRNTVSNGNLHKDALDLHLSHLEQESNRFDLSEHLMSQQLQKQALQPQNLASHPALHLNGSVFEQVPGSGLSQSRNPVRHQQSAMPDLEHHLKLQLQQQRQFQLQQQQQQQLQQQQQLHHQQMQLQQQQQQQSQVRQLLLEQLLHHQMHDPGFAQSRVDPARGNNMLDQALFRQHLLHELQQHSQPLPRHPDPSLEQLIQAKFGQSQQREHHNDLFEILSRAKHGQMLSLEQQLLLQQEQLQARHLSMASRQQTGMEEERRIGGGVWSVDETGQFVRSTPSTHQAQTAGFGPLDFYQRQQRPSSFEDQLSHLERNLAVQDRMQRGFYEPDPLQRSMSLPPGSHGVNLDVINALSRAQGLDLQERLSHMHASGQVGSFSSGVHSHHPQVTNQFHASHSDAIESRWSESNGQAANSWIESRIQQLHLEAEHQKRELEFNASSEDPGSWASAEISENNPQRLLLDMHQKLGIHPSQSLEMGDGGPTSLEIREPSWLFSSSGYLDNRINFLTDSQPDLQPGLNNSFVEGSRGSKSGNASQDRLLNVSMDEQSSNLESSERLSVRSNSGALIDEEQLFRGMNESSQPFYADSNISGKLSVDRDLSETKDGKKGKKRLSKSKVATTKSVSEIQENMDEQAGVASVDRADVPINAPIRHTLLGSAGGNVGHYNYEMGVGSTYGEEMAKDRVSSLLCRGMDNSLAKRPPVSRVLSSHDALSELASPGSVKGKIVMNFAAPDEGRRDSGGNLASQVSENPASGKKDVRFRRTSSCSDADSSETSFIDMLKSTAKKPMLPESDTMAGASETSDGTQGSRSGKKKGKKGKQIDPALLGFKVSSNRIMMGEIQRLED; encoded by the exons ATGGCCGAAGGCAAGGTTGATCTACCTGAGGATCTTCTCTCCTTGAAAACGGAAGATGATCCGTGGAACACTAAAG AGCAAGTCTCAGGAGGGAATGATGAGGAAAAGACACTTGTGGGATTTCTTGATGAGTCGAAAG ATCTAGCAGCATCAGAGAGCAGCATACCTTTGTCTCCCCAGTGGCTCTATGCTAAACCGAGTGAGACTAAATCAGGGATTTCTAGTGCATCGGGG GATGTACGGGTACAAAATTCTTTGCCTCATGGAAGCTCCGCAGATCCTATTCAGAAAGAGGGTTGGCGTTTAGATGGATCTCAGGACAAAAAAGATTGGAGGAGGGCTGCAACTGATATTGAAAGCAGTCGCCGTTGGcgtgaggaggagagagaaactggCTTACTAGGTAGAAGAGACCGCAGAAAAGAAGATCGTCGTGTTGACAGTGCTGCTGAGGGTAGAAATTTGCCTTCCTCTGATCGGTGGAATGATGTAAATAATCGTAGTTCTGGGCATGAAACACGACGAGACAGCAAATGGTCCTCAAGATGGGGTCCGGAGGACAAAGAGAAAGAATCTCGAGCTGAGAAGAGGATGGAAGTTGACAAGGAAGATGTTCAGGGTGACAAGCAATCTTTTGTTGGCAGCATTCGTGCTGCTCCTGAGCGTGAAACTGATTCTCGTGATAAATGGAGGCCACGACACCGGCTAGAAATTCATTCAGGTGGATCAACTGTGTATCGTGCTGCACCCGGATTTGGGCAAGAGAGAGGACGGATGGAGGGTTCCAGTGTGGGATTTGCTCCAGGACGAGGGAGATCAAACATCGTAGGAAGCCTGTCACTTAGTAGGCCTCCCTCTACAGGTCCTATTGGTGCTCCTCTAGATAAGAATGAAAATATACATTGGAGATCTGGCCTTGCTGTGGATATGTTTTGTTACCCAAGGGGAAAACTTCTTGACATTTACCGTAAGAAAAAGCTTGTTTCATATTTTGATGCACGACCTGATGGGTTGCATGAAGTTCCCACAGTAACTCAGGAAAGACCTGTTGAGCCTTTGGCCTTTGTTACACCTGATGGTGAAGAACAG GCTGTCCTTAGTGATATTTGGAAAGGAAAAATCACTAGCAGTGGAGTTGTATATAATTCATCTCGAGACAAGATGGGGAGATCAAATGAAAATTCGACAg GTGTTGGACTTCTTACATCGTCTGAAAGCAAGCAAGAAATGATCCTTTCTGTTAGCACTGATGAGTCCAATGAATGCTTTGCAAGTACTGCAATCAATGATGCTTGTCAAGGAAATGCTTCCCAAAATGCTGTTTTTGATG AAAAAGATTCTTGTATTGAGAAAAGTGAAACTAATGTTTTGGTGGTGAATGGTGGGGCACAATCTGATGGCTTGAGTGTGGCAGTTCCAAGGAACAATGATGTTTCCAATGCTGGAGCTTTTGGTGATGCTCACCATGATGCTAAAAGTGGTGAAAATCGCCAATCAGAAAATTCAGCTTTCGCCAAGCACCATGGTTTAGGAGGCATTATGTCTGCTACTAGTTTTGATATTAGTAGCAAGCTTCCTGATGATTCAAGTTCCCTGTTTGATCTGTCTTATGTCCAGCCGGCTTCTAGTAGTCATGAACAGTACTTAAAGagcaatgatgaaggaaaacttttagAAAGTGATACCCCTCCCGAAGAACTGAGTTTGTACTACCGTGATCCTCAAGGAGAGATCCAAGGACCATTTCTAGGAGTTGATATCATTTCATGGTTTGAGCAGGGCTTTTTTGGGACAGATTTACCAGTCTGTCTGTCAGATGCTCCAGAAGGGACGCCTTTTCAAGAACTTGGGGAAGTCATGCCACGATTGAAGACCAAAGTTGAGCCCTTTTCTAGTACCAATATGGCTATTCAGCTTGAACCTTCTGATGCTACTAGAGGCAGTGTGAGCTCTGCTCCTGCACCTGCACCTGCACCTGCACCTGCACCTCCAcctgctcctgctcctgctcctgctcctgTCTCTGCCCCTGTTTTTGGGGGTTCAGTTGGCATAGATGACCGGAACTGGATGTCTTCTGAATTTGAAGGTCTTACAGGTCACCATATGCACTCGATAATATCTAAACATGATAATACTATGGAACCTCGTTATTCTGAGGGTCAAAGCTTTTGTGATTTTGTTGCACAAGATGAGG AAGTTGTGTTTCCTGGAAGGCCTGGAAGCAGTAGTGGAAATCCTATTGCAAAGCCTTCTGCTAACATTTGTGATATGTTGCCGAATGCTGCCAGCCATCCTTTTCTTTCAAATGACTTGGTTGAAAACACAATGCCAAATCACCAGGACAGCAAGTTGCATCCTTTTGGCTTGTTATGGTCTGAACTTGATGGTCCTCATCTGAGGCGTATGCAGTCATCTAACATGTCTTCTGGAGTAGGTGATCAGAACCACCTTATGAATCCTCTTGTTGGAAGAGATGCACCTTCCGCCAGTAATAAGCAGAGCTCATATGGTGCAGTGGTTGATTCCTCTCTTGTTGGGGATACATGGTCTGATGGCTATAGAAGAAATACAGTTTCAAACGGCAATTTACATAAGGATGCCCTAGATCTCCACCTATCACACCTGGAACAAGAATCCAATCGCTTTGATCTATCTGAGCACTTGATGTCACAACAGTTGCAAAAGCAAGCACTACAGCCACAAAATCTTGCGTCTCATCCTGCTTTACACTTGAATGGATCGGTTTTTGAGCAGGTTCCAGGTTCTGGTCTATCTCAGAGCAGGAATCCTGTTCGCCACCAACAGTCAGCAATGCCTGATTTGGAGCATCATTTAAAGCTTCAACTTCAACAGCAGCGACAGTTTCAGCtccagcagcaacagcagcagcagttgCAACAGCAACAACAGCTTCATCACCAACAAATGCAATtacagcagcaacagcagcaacaaTCTCAAGTTCGACAGTTGCTTCTTGAACAATTGCTGCATCATCAAATGCATGATCCTGGCTTTGCTCAATCACGTGTGGATCCTGCAAGAGGTAACAACATGCTTGATCAGGCTTTGTTCAGGCAGCACCTCTTACATGAACTGCAACAACATTCCCAGCCTCTTCCCAGGCATCCTGATCCATCTCTGGAGCAGCTCATCCAAGCAAAATTTGGTCAGAGCCAACAGAGAGAACATCACAATGATCTATTTGAGATTCTATCGCGTGCGAAGCATGGGCAAATGCTCTCTTTGGAACAACAACTTCTTCTTCAGCAAGAGCAGCTGCAGGCAAGACACCTTTCTATGGCATCAAGGCAGCAGACAGGGATGGAAGAAGAGAGACGCATTGGTGGTGGGGTCTGGTCCGTGGATGAAACTGGCCAGTTTGTTAGAAGCACCCCAAGTACTCACCAGGCTCAGACTGCAGGTTTTGGTCCATTGGACTTCTACCAGCGACAGCAGAGGCCTTCCTCCTTTGAGGATCAACTAAGCCATCTTGAGCGGAATCTTGCAGTACAGGATAGGATGCAGCGAGGCTTTTATGAGCCCGACCCACTGCAGAGGTCAATGTCTTTGCCTCCTGGGTCTCATGGAGTGAACCTGGATGTTATTAATGCTCTGTCTCGTGCTCAAGGTCTAGACTTACAAGAGCGACTCAGTCATATGCACGCAAGCGGTCAAGTGGGTTCATTTTCTTCTGGTGTTCACTCTCATCACCCACAAGTCACAAACCAGTTTCATGCTTCACATTCAGATGCAATAGAGAGCCGCTGGTCTGAGAGCAATGGGCAGGCAGCAAATAGCTGGATAGAATCCAGGATTCAGCAACTGCATCTTGAAGCAGAGCATCAGAAAAGGGAGTTAGAATTTAATGCATCTTCTGAGGACCCAGGTTCATGGGCATCAGCTGAAATAAGTGAAAACAATCCACAACGATTGCTGTTGGATATGCATCAGAAACTGGGAATTCATCCTTCCCAGTCATTAGAAATGGGTGATGGTGGTCCCACATCACTTGAAATAAGAGAACCCTCTTGGCTCTTTTCTAGCTCAGGTTATTTGGATAATCGGATCAATTTCCTCACAGATTCACAGCCTGATCTACAGCCTGGTCTGAACAATTCTTTTGTGGAGGGGTCTCGTGGGTCTAAATCAGGCAACGCTTCACAGGATCGGTTGTTAAATGTGAGCATGGATGAGCAGTCTAGTAATCTAGAAAGCAGTGAAAGATTATCTGTCAGGTCTAATTCTGGAGCCCTGATTGACGAAGAGCAGCTTTTTCGTGGCATGAATGAGAGTTCTCAACCCTTTTATGCAGATTCTAACATTAGTGGTAAGTTATCTGTAGATAGGGACTTATCAGAAACTAAGGatgggaagaaggggaaaaagcgGTTGTCCAAAAGTAAGGTGGCAACCACCAAGTCAGTCTCGGAGATTCAAGAAAACATGGATGAGCAAGCAGGAGTGGCTTCTGTAGATCGTGCAGATGTGCCAATTAATGCCCCTATCAGGCATACTTTACTTGGTAGTGCTG GTGGAAATGTGGGGCACTACAACTATGAGATGGGAGTGGGCAGCACATACGGCGAAGAGATGGCTAAGGACAG GGTATCATCTTTGCTATGTAGAGGGATGGATAACTCATTGGCTAAACGTCCACCTGTCTCACGTGTTTTGTCATCTCATGATGCACTGTCTGAGCTTGCCTCTCCTGGATCCGTGAAAGGGAAAATTGTGATGAATTTTGCTGCTCCTGATG AGGGGAGACGGGATTCTGGAGGGAATCTAGCAAGCCAGGTTTCTGAAAATCCTGCATCTGGTAAGAAAGATGTGCGTTTTCGGCGGACATCATCTTGCAGTGATGCAGATTCGTCAGAGACCTCATTTATAGACATGCTTAAAAGCACTGCTAAGAAGCCCATGTTGCCAGAGTCTGATACCATGGCTGGAGCCTCAGAGACATCTGACGGCACACAAGGGAGCCGGAGTGgtaaaaagaaagggaagaaagggaagcaaATTGATCCTGCTCTCCTTGGTTTCAAGGTCTCTAGCAATCGAATCATGATGGGTGAGATTCAACGCCTCGAAGATTGA